CCGGCCGCTCGCGTCCCGCACACCCGCACCGCTGTCCCCGGACCGCGACAGGAGATCCGACCGCACGGAGTAGGTCGGGTACTCGATCAGAAACGGTGGTGCGAAAGAGAATCCGCGCGCGGTACGCAACGTGGGCTTCGGGTCGGTCACGACGCCCCGCCCGAACCCGGTCGTCACACCCGCCTTGGAGACGGCCCCGCCTTGCCGGAACGTCGACGTCCAGTCGATGACGTCGCGCTGGACGCGCGTCCGCGGCGCGAGAGCGATCACCGCGATGTCGAGACGCCTGGTGATCCGGTTGGCGCTGATCGTGCCGATCCGCACACCGGCGTTGTCCCGGACCACCTGGCCGACGTTGCCGCAGTGCCCGGCGGTGATCGCCTTCGACCGGGAGATCACCGCACCCAGAGTGCAGTGTGCCTCGGTCACGATCGACTGGTCGACACTGATCCGCATCCCGGATCGGACCGACGGCGCGGCCGCATCGGCCGTCACGGCCGGCGCCGCCACCACACCCAGGGCTGTGAGCACCAGCGCGACAAGCATTTTGATCCGCATTTTCGTCCTCCCGAGCGCATGCATCACACGACTCGATGGATCCGACTCCGTAGGTGCGCTCCGGTCACGCCGTGGGAGGTGAGATTAACACGCGTGCACTGCAGTGAACCGGGCTTGGGAGGAGTGGCCAGGGACAAGTTGCCAGGGACAAGTGCCATGGAAGCTCCCCCACCAGGACTCGAACCTGGAATGCCTGAACCAAAATCAGAAGTGTTGCCGATTACACCA
This sequence is a window from Gordonia insulae. Protein-coding genes within it:
- a CDS encoding chymotrypsin family serine protease, giving the protein MRIKMLVALVLTALGVVAAPAVTADAAAPSVRSGMRISVDQSIVTEAHCTLGAVISRSKAITAGHCGNVGQVVRDNAGVRIGTISANRITRRLDIAVIALAPRTRVQRDVIDWTSTFRQGGAVSKAGVTTGFGRGVVTDPKPTLRTARGFSFAPPFLIEYPTYSVRSDLLSRSGDSGAGVRDASGRVVGILSAGSSDRNTLIAPVSMLPRHLR